ATACGATGGGTGATCTGCAGATCGTGCTGGCCGGGGGGACGATCGAGGCGCAGCACGTGGAGATGAAGGTGCCGCTCTACTCCTACGGCTgcgagaagaagatcaagaaggcACTGTCGAATCTCAAAGGTACGCATCATGTCATAGGACCTTTCTACGGGATAAACCGCCTGAGCAATGGGAACGTTGAGGCGGCCATGCATGAATGCTAAGCTTGCTGCTACTTGCAGGGATACACTCGGTTCAGGTGGATTACCACCAGCAGAAGGTGACGGTGTGGGGGATATGCAACCGGAACGACGTGCTGGCCGCCGTCCGGCGGAAGCGGCGAGCGGCGCGGTTCTGGGGCGCGGACCAGCCGGATCTGGGCGAGGACGCTAGGCTGCTGGGGGACGCCCCGAAGCACTACCTGCGAGCGTTCGCCGCGTACAGGAGCAGGAAGTCGTGGAAGAAGCTCTTCCCCATGATCCGGCTGTAACAGCAGCAGGCCGCGAGCGTGATGTTTTGTCTCGGTGCCTGCTGCATGCGTGGCCGCGTGCGTGTTGCACTGCAGGAATGGCCAGGAGTTGCTGGTAGTTTGGTACAGTAGCGCATGATGTTACATATCGAATAAATGTGCTCTGTTCTTGTCTTTTGGGTAATCTGTTGGTTGGCAAACCCTTGCCATGCAGTCGACATAGATTTTcgagaaaacttccaatctattcatcatgtcatggtagtataaagaacaaaaaaaatataaaatcacATCTATGCGAATAATCGCGAGTGGACATGCCATCATGCGCGGTCGGTATCCACGCCGCACGTTGCCGCGCGATTCGTGCTAATTAAATACACTTCCGTATCTTCCCTCTGCGTATAGCAAACGGTATAGACGCGTATTCCCAGCTGACACATGCAGCCGTGCCCCGCGACGCAACACACGCATTGAACTCTGCTCGTGGCCAGCATCTTAGCCCCAACGGCCACCCGCGAGGTAGCACACGGTGTGGACTGGGTTCTGGCACGACAGCATGTCAGTTTTTAAACGACGGGACCAGCATAAACTTTTTCAGCCTGGCTCCATTCGTTTACTGTAAATGGCTGACAGGACGTGAAGGCACCCATCATCTTTTAAATGCAACATGCAGACCATCCTTTGTCCACCCCGCAGCTCTAATTCTTGCGACTTTGTTCGTCTGCATAGCTAGCTGAACCCAACCATGGAGATATCCGGAAAATCAATTCGGCTCCCGGGTGCATTTGCACACGGGCCCACTTTTGTTTTTTTTCAAATGTTGAAAAAATTGAGACAAATTTTTTTTGTCATCTTTGTCACATACAAATGCGACCTACAAATTTTGAGACAAAAATATCAATCATTTTGGCTTGCGCAAAAAAACAAATCAAAGACCAAATGTC
This region of Triticum aestivum cultivar Chinese Spring chromosome 2D, IWGSC CS RefSeq v2.1, whole genome shotgun sequence genomic DNA includes:
- the LOC123049708 gene encoding heavy metal-associated isoprenylated plant protein 28, producing the protein MGDLQIVLAGGTIEAQHVEMKVPLYSYGCEKKIKKALSNLKGIHSVQVDYHQQKVTVWGICNRNDVLAAVRRKRRAARFWGADQPDLGEDARLLGDAPKHYLRAFAAYRSRKSWKKLFPMIRL